The genomic window TTTGATCTGATTATTCGATCGGGGGGTGTGTATCTAGACTAGAGGCTAGCGTCATCAATAAGTTAGTCACTGAGGATTTTGTTTCTGCAGTACCATGGGGTCCAGTCGTCTCATCTGCAGTTTCATCGGTAGGTAATCCACATTGTTGGTAATGGTACCTTTGGTATTAGCTGAAGCACCTTtacctcaccccccctcccttccaatCACAGAACACCCTGTCCTGGTTTTATCCCTGATGTACCGATCATGTATTTCCTCATGCACCAGGTGTTCTCATCCACCTGCGGGAGTCACCTCGATGTTCAGGTATTTACATGTGAAGCAAGTTATCTAGACACACAAGTCATGCGTTTTTTGAACCGTAGAACGCAACTTGACTAAACTCTGCTCTGTGGTCTCACTCGCTCCCAAGCTGCATCCAGCATTGACGTGCCGCTGAGAGGCGCGGCCGTTCAGTCTTCCACCTATTCGGGCCGGAGCGCTGGACATGCCAGCGCTGGACTGGCCATCGATGGGAGCTGCAGCCCTGCTCTGAGGGACAGCTGCGCTGCAACCAATTACACGGTCAATCCGTGGTGGAGGCTCCAGCTGGACGGTGTGTACAGGGTGTCTGTGATCGAGATCACTAATATGCACTCAACAAGGAAGTGGCTCGACGGCGTGGAAATACACATCGGCAATTCACTGGTCAACAACGGCAACGACAACCCGAGGTGAGTCACGATACCAACCTCCTCTCTAATTGGGTTCGACCCCCAGCCAACATGTAGTGGGTTGGATAAAGTGTCTTTGGATGAAAGTTTAAATGACTAAGTAGTTAAGAGTGTAAGTCAACCCCCTGTTTCAACTTATTCTGTAATCCCCATGGAGCTACACGGCCACTTTATGATCCTTTTTAAGTAGCCTACTGTCATTGTGAATGAGAAAACTGGTTGGCCGAGTATGGCATGTACATTTTTTAACCCCGGTTTTCTCTAAACGGCAGACTTATTTTAGTTGCAGTGATAAAATGGGAttgattctctctccctcaggtgTGCCATCATCCACGATGTCCCCGACGGCTTGACTCAGACTGTCCATTGCTGGGGAATGGAAGGAGTGTATGTCAACTTCTACAAGCCCACTACAAACACTACATTCTTGGTGTTGTGTGAGGTCAAAGTGTACGGAGGTAGGAACCCATTCTATCAATCAACGTCATCATTGGTGTGGGGATGGGTGAATGACTGCAACTTTTGGTTAGGGTAACACAGTTTCCGGTTATACCTGTGTGGTTTGGAACCCAACCCGGTTTAATATTATGCAAAGCGACTGTATGGCGTCGGTCGAGAGGTTCTGGCAAATTCAAATGTAGCCTGTTGCTTACATCATCAACTTGTGTTGATGCTAAACATGACTTTTATGACTGCAGACGGAGCAGAAGTGTACGCTGTCTGTTTTCACAGTTCAAGTGTGCTGAGATTTGAGTGTGACCGTCCCTTTTtacaaataaagtgtttctaaaCGTCCCACACAAGTGATTAATTTAGTGTCACTATGACGCTTTTTAACGTTTGTGTCTACCAAAGGCCTTAAAGGGGTTATATCATGCTTTTTCGCCTTTTCCATTCATTTAGATTGTGtggctacatacatacatacatctgtGGCCGTCACagatgtatgtactgtatgcatGTTTTATGTCTGCTAAACTAGAAGATCTAAGTCTGAGCCAGGGGGAGTTCCGCGCCCACCGAGAGAAACGCAGAAATcggttttgcagaaatgaaacAATGTGAGAATAGTATGAGGTATTTCTAACATACATGCATataaccctattctagtagtagcctacccccaaatgcaattattaacctcAAAAAAGCAGATATGGGATCTTCAGTAGAATATTAGGGAGGGATTAGGTGTCTGGCTCAAAGTTACCTTATTGTACGCTTACAGGGCCAAGAGTGGAGGTCCCTCACCCCAACGCTGTCTTTTGGTCCCCTAGAGttggccccccctcccccctccatcagCACTCCGGGGGTGGGGATGAACGTCACCCTGGTGGGGAAGCGGCTGTGCTGGTCAGACGCCCTGTTCTACTGCAGAGACTATCACTGGGACCTGCTGACTCTCAGGGGCCCGGCGGAGCAGGAGATAGTTGACGATCTGGTGGCTCGCGCCCCCTTCCCGCTAACCAGCCATCTCTGGGTGGGCCTGCGCAGGTACTGGCCAGGCCTTACGGCTCAGTTATGGGgtccacgttgacgcaacgctAGGGGGTTCACTGACCAATGACGTCCTTGCCTCCGCCTCAAGAGCCTCCCAAAGAGTGGAACCTTCCGTCGAGtcgacgcagcagcgagggctgtgattggtccgttcACTAAAACCCGGCGCAGAACCAAAACTGGtccacgactgcgtcgaagcgtctgcgtggtcgttaTGTTGCGTCGaagtggaaccataactgagcctaaAGTGTCTTTTAAGCATAAAGGTCTGTCCTTATGAtcatctgtctgtccatccgaTCACTTGGTCTTCTATTCATTAACATTAAAATAAGCCAAGTTCAACATTTGTCTCTGCTATCCCACCCGGGTAACACTTTAAACTCTTTCCATGTCTGTAGGTCTATTCTAGGAAGCTCTTGGTTCTGGATGTCGGGTGACCCAATGGACTTCACCCAGTGGGACGAGGCCTCACAGGAGCCCAGCCCCTGTGGGGGCATTTCCAGCAAAGAACGTTCCGCATGGAGGCAACGCTTTTGTGGGGAACATCTCAACTTCATCTGTTTCACAGGTCGGTGTCCAGTCTATAGACCCATAACCAGGTCCTCATCAGCCAAATCGCTGAACCTCCTTCAAATCTGCAAGCATGCACCAACGTGTGCGACCTATATGCAATGCATGTACAAGGGACTCTCAAATAAGATCTTATTTTTCACTCAACTTCTTTGAATGTCTGACATGATTAAAAGTTTGAAATAGGTTGAAGAAAAGAGGTTGAAGCTTCCTTTTTGGGAAAACTGGAAAAATTAAAGATCTTTCAAGTACTAAGCTCCCCCTAGAAGTCTGAACAAGGAGTGAAATGAGCTCTTTGTCTTTTACACAACTTTAATTAACCTTCTTGTATCTATTGTCCGCAGGTCCGACAGGAGGGAAAAAGGTGCGCTTCTTTAGTACAACAAGAGTGAAACCAACTTGTAAAAACTAGGTTTGTCTCGCTGGAGAATGCAACTACTGATTCCCAAGTAGTCCCGTAGTGAAGATTCTGAATGCTTTAGCACAGAGCTTGTCTGTGGTAGCTAGCCAGTTCTGCATTTTGCTTACAAACTCACGGAAGATGTGTATCCATGAGATTA from Gadus macrocephalus chromosome 4, ASM3116895v1 includes these protein-coding regions:
- the LOC132455409 gene encoding C-type mannose receptor 2-like isoform X1, with amino-acid sequence MGSSRLICSFIGVLIHLRESPRCSAASSIDVPLRGAAVQSSTYSGRSAGHASAGLAIDGSCSPALRDSCAATNYTVNPWWRLQLDGVYRVSVIEITNMHSTRKWLDGVEIHIGNSLVNNGNDNPRCAIIHDVPDGLTQTVHCWGMEGVYVNFYKPTTNTTFLVLCEVKVYGELAPPPPSISTPGVGMNVTLVGKRLCWSDALFYCRDYHWDLLTLRGPAEQEIVDDLVARAPFPLTSHLWVGLRRSILGSSWFWMSGDPMDFTQWDEASQEPSPCGGISSKERSAWRQRFCGEHLNFICFTGPTGGKKVRFFSTTRVKPTCKN
- the LOC132455409 gene encoding C-type mannose receptor 2-like isoform X2 — protein: MGSSRLICSFIGVLIHLRESPRCSAASSIDVPLRGAAVQSSTYSGRSAGHASAGLAIDGSCSPALRDSCAATNYTVNPWWRLQLDGVYRVSVIEITNMHSTRKWLDGVEIHIGNSLVNNGNDNPRCAIIHDVPDGLTQTVHCWGMEGVYVNFYKPTTNTTFLVLCEVKVYGELAPPPPSISTPGVGMNVTLVGKRLCWSDALFYCRDYHWDLLTLRGPAEQEIVDDLVARAPFPLTSHLWVGLRRSILGSSWFWMSGDPMDFTQWDEASQEPSPCGGISSKERSAWRQRFCGEHLNFICFTG